TTGGCACCCCTCTgttaatgaaataataatggtaatagaaaattcaaagaaaattAACCAATCAAAATCATTACTGCTTAATTGTGGTTCAACAtaattattcataataatatataatttaaatgcaataacattattattttatttattttaaaaatgttctctCATTAACAAGTGGGACAAGTATGGTTATTGTTGCCATAATGTTTACTCCAAAACTTTCTCTAACACAAATTCATTGAATGGATAACAAATTGCACTCtgaaatgtaaacacacaaacattggcTATGAAAACCAAAGAGAAGGCTTTATGAGTACCAACATGCTTAAAGCATTAACATTTTCATGCgaaatatacgtatgtatctCTGACAAGTTGAgccctttgttgttgtttttttcctttgaatTGTTTCAAATTAGACAACTTTAGGGCATCCAAGAATCAAAATTTAGATGTCAATAAATTAGATGTAATagctgtacaaaaaaaaacaactacaaCCTAACTGTTCCAGTGTATTTGGGGTCACATGCTGCAAGATTAACCTGCCTTTCTACAATGAACTGTCTTATCTGTTACTAAGCAACTTCCCCAAGCCTCAACAATCTTTTTCCATTCCCTCATCACTGGTCGAGCTACTGAAGCAAACATTCAAAGTGtaaaactctttttttaaagacccACCGTTATAACAAACAGGGAAACCAGTGGATTTTAATGAAGGGAGGGTAACAAAAGCTAGGAAAGGCCTATAAAGAGTAAAGCAATCTTTTGTCCAAATGTGTGACTAACATTGTGTGCGTTCACATAATGCAACACTTCTTGTTCTTGTGGGTGTTTGACTCACTAAAGCGGAGTCGTTGCCTGGATCGGTACTTCTCCAGGTAAGTTAGTTGTTTACTGTTGATGGCTCCACGACGCTTCCTTTGACACAGAAAATGTAGAGATGGGACAAGTGGAGCAAATTCAGtgatttcaaataaattactACTCCACTTGTATACGTCCTTTTGAGAGGTTTCGAATATTACTATTTAGGtagcaaaaaaagagaatacTTTTGTGCTTGcccaaacaaaaaaggtgCTCATTAATAATTGTGTTCCCTATCAAGTACGTAGCATATTCTGACTGCAGATTTGAGGTTGTAAACAAGTTCTCGTGCTCCCATCACAGTATTACATGCATCTAATTAGACTGAACATATTTAGTTAATTCAAAATAAGGGCGTATACTAACTGTCGGATCAGTTGAATAGCATCTTCATACTTCATTCCACTCTCTATCAAAGCCAGCGCAACCAGCACAGGAGCCCTATGTGGACATATATAGACAGGAACAAAGTTATGGAGACCAGATGACAAATGATCATTCCTCGTCAACGTCTAAGAAAGGTGGCTGGAGACAGCTAATTTTTGTGGGATATAGCAAATAATCATGAGTCTCGAAACCTCCATTGATGTATCACTAACCTTCCGAGACCTGCCACGCAGTGAACAGCCACACAGCTTCCAGGTTCCTCATGAAATTTCTTCTTCAATAAACTCAACCAATCATCAACTAGTACACTTGGGGGCGGGGCACCGTCGTCAAATGGCCAGTCCTAAACGAGAAGCAGTAAGAAATCACTATGTAccatatgtatgtgtgtgaagtGAAGTATGTAGTAGCCACTTCCCGAAATTGATAAATGGAGTGTTAGGATGTGTGACTTGCAAAATATGAAAGTAAACAGACAGAGAGTTCTGTGATTGAAGGTCTTAGCGATCAACACGGTAACATAACAAAGCTAACAAAACAACCACGTGTATTTCTCATCAAAACATTGATATTTTCTCGGCATTGGACACAGTTGAAAAATGTTCGCTTCTTGTTAACCCGCCGGTGTTCAAGTTCACCGCGGATTTTATAGGCTTCCCAGGATACTGCACGGTAATGCACGAGAGTCCCTCTTGTGGCATGGAGGTAAATTacatcaatgcaaaaaaatggctCATACAGTATAGTTTATTCATTTGTCTTGCTTGCCTAACAGGGACCAGCCCTAAACCTAAATCATTGTAGGGATGAGTTTCGGACATTTTGGcaagtccatttttttatgaaaccAATGCGGCACAAACTAAGTAGTGTTTCGACCTGCGTGTGAACGTAAATCTATAGAAAGGTTTTTGGGTACAATTTTAGAACAAacatcaaatgttttgactagTGTATATGTCCTCACCAAGACAGTGATGCCATCTTTCTCCAGTGGCGTTTTGTCATATGTGATGTCACAGACTCGAACCACtgttgtgaccccaaaccgcTTCAGGTCCTGGAACACAACAGTTCAATGGTTTAGTTCCTCAATAGGAGtacattgggaaaaaaataatcctttAGATTCACTTAATTCAACCATGTGATGGTCATCATAGATCATTTGACTCTTGGGGGAGTTAAAGGGGGAACAATTACAGCATTTTACCATATTTGAATCAGTGCAACTGAAAGTTTACTGCTGTTTGTGCTCAGTGTGACATTATTTAACACAAAGAATCTTACCTCTGTGAAGGAGCTGAGTGTGTTGTCTGTTGGGTTATGTGTTATAAGAAATCGCATGTGGTTGTGGCACAGTTCCACAGGAGCTGGACGGTTCATGATGACCAGTTTGTCTTATGGCTCACAATTGTCCCAGGAAGACTTCGAACCTATACATTTTAGAagcacaaaagaagaaatttAAGTGTATTCGAAAACTTCCAGGACTGGTTTCACAAAAGATATTTCAAGCCCAAACTAcaaactattttatttatttttttcattcaatgtAGATCAGATAAGCAGCACAAATATGGTGCTTCCTTGTAAGGAGTGTCATAATCATGCCCTTGTATGCAAATAAGGTACACTGAGATAACAAGAGCGTGTTTAGTTTGGAATGGAATTTTAAATTCTGTAATCAAGGATGCCTTGCATGCCCTAACGTGTTCACAGCCACTATTTTAGTTAGAGTGCTGATGATAGATGGGTGACATTGAACgttgcatttcattttcatcgaGTGGAATTCAAGAAGTTTTAAAAACGATACATGGTTATGTATATTTCAAGAGCCAGTCAGCAAATTGATGAAGTCTCTCACCTTTAGTTTCACACGCTACAGCTGCTGCAATGAATGGATGGCCTCAgttgtaaatgtaaatattgaaatttAAGAAAGAAGATTCCCAAATggaggaaaatattttaccCCATCAGTTTTACGTAGCCCGAGAGGCAACAATATGTCAGCTCTGTGTGATATTATCACAGAACTGATATCAGTTCTTCTCTTTAGTCCTTTATGCTCTGCAACTGAAGGTCTTCCAGTCCTTCTCCACTTCAATTTTGAGGCTCCACTTTTTACCCCATCAGGCACAATTTGTTTCTTCAGATTTCAGGGTCCCAAAACGGCATGGTAGAAATACATCATTGGTTGGGTCTACATGTGTTGGGCGTGGCAGTAGTCACCACTCTGTCGCACAAACGCCATCAACCAGTGTTTCtgtgaagacaaaaacaagcaaaccaTAACTGCAGAATTCTTGTTCATCACGCTCccacaaacaattttttttttctccgctaAAGGCTACAGTTACGGGAAACACAAGTTCATTGAAACTGCCTTTTATACTTAATTATAGAATAAAAGTGTGGGAATGTGACTGAGTGTGACTCTCTTCTGATTCACGTGTGCAAAGACTCAGACAAACAGCTAGGGAAGGCGAAAGGGTAATCTGGGTAATCTGTGATCACCTCTTCACCTctggcaaaacacacacacactcacaaaccCACACAAGCACCCTGTCACATGGCAAATTACTCACACAGTGACTGTTCCACAACAGTGTCATCTATTCTAGGTTGTTGACGATCTATATTTAGTTATTATCCTGTGATGGGTTGCAGATTATTTTGTATCATAGTATTTTACACTCACAGGACATGAGGAACTAGTCAAAGGAAGCACATAGTAATAGTGTTAATTTTATGACCgttgaatacatttttaaatacaaaagagAATTCTACTGATCACGCAAAACATGACACAAATCACGAACTCACTGTTGAATAGGCTGTTGAGAGACTGCCTGGCTaaataaattttgttttgtgtcgcctacttgtatgtctcgtcaccgtgggatggaggaaacggaatttcggtttctttgtgtgtcttgacatatgaagggattgacaataaagctgactttgactttgactttgaaaaataaaaaaactcctTTGTCGTTTATCTTGATAAAATAGTTATACTCCTGATACTTACCTGGCTTGTATTACATATTGACCCggtgaactaaaaaaaataaaataaacaagtccGGAAAGTGATATAACCTTGGTAGATTTCTAATACTAATATTATTTTAGACGGAGTTGGTGAAACTGAAACAAGCAAATACGTGTGCCCACAGTTGCGCTGCTTCTTTTTCCTGTCATAAGATAGGTCAAGACCCAAAGAAGTTGGAACATTGTATTACCGTAGCGAGCCATGCTGGGTTGCCTAactcactttttttccaacctttaTTGACCCAAGGCAAATACATTAAAAGAGGAAAATCTCACGGCACAgtaccaaacaaaaatgtcacaaaaatatgaaaggATGGTTATGCATGTAACTTTACCTTCTGCTATCTTGCGGAAACACATTCTTTCACGTGTTCGGCCTGTCACTACATGTCGCTCATATACTGTGGCTCGTTGAACAAAGATATGTTCTTtggagtaaataaaaaatattttgggacCATTTAAGTGAACTTTGCCACAGTAAACATAATGAGCTCTCACAAAACACTAATGTGCCGTGGCACAATGATTTATTATTGATGGCCAAACTTCCTGCAGAACAACACAACATGTATTCAGCAAGGGAGACTGGCAGTAACTTCAAGTTGGATCAGTCCTGAAACTGTTGTACATGCCATACAAATGATACCCAGTTAACACCTAAAAATGacgcagcatttttttccacctgtCCATAGTCACgttggagagagagagggggggttAATGCAAACATGCATTTGTGTGCAAAGGTGGGGCGTAATTAGGTGCAAATACATTGTTAATATATTTCAGTAGATCTTTCAGGTGTCTGTCGctgagtatttatttttagcatgACGGTTTTACCTTTGCTgactatattttaaaatgaatgtgtatTTTCGAAATTTGTCAAAAtagaccacttttttttttcaacattagcAGAGGACATCGCAtgaagaaaagacaaatagaAAGATGTAACGTCAACCCCAGTTCAGATTTTGATTGATCGCTcgattgattgactgattgaGAGCTTTCGAATCTGCAAGGAACATGAACCAGGGAGCTTCAACAATAATGGTGCAACAGATTCAAAGAAGCACAATCCATGGTGTTTTTTCAATGAACTGATGTTGACGGCTCCTAGAATGATTTGTTATCAACAGTGCCCGTCAGTTTACAATGTTAACAAAATCACATTGTTTTAAGGGCAGAAAAGCCTGAGTCATCGCTAGCTAGTACGTTTCTTCTCACTTGGAAGGACCATTGTGAAACGTAGTAAAAAgagaaattattttgtgtgcatatatttgttctaaaaagaaaatactggTGGAAATAAGTACTGATTTAACTCTTGTGTTTATAGAGTCTAGACTTTAAATTACATctcaataaaatattcaaaatttatttgtacaattatatacaaaacacatttttagaaaATCTAAATTTATAATAAACTAAGAGAAAGAAGAGAGAAAGAATCTTGACTTTTTCCATAGCTTTAGATAAGATATGGAAATCTAGGGGGGAAATACTTAACTTCTATATGCTGATAATATCAAAAAGATCTCTTATACAATGGAATATCTTGCTTCTCCCTCTGATTCCGTGGTAGATAATTGTTCTTTGCTTCCTCCATGCTGCCGCTCtcgtctatttttttttctcaatttgaAATTCTCCAAAATCTCAAGACTTTATCCGCGAATTAATTCATCTCTAATCCATTTCAAAAGTTCCTATCATCAAACTGCAGAGGATGCAAACAGTTGAACAAAATAAGGAGTAGAAATTACAGATcgttataaaacaaatactcAAGTAATACTTCATGCACTACTTCTATGTTTAGCAAAGTATTTTTGGGTATTTGTACTTCGACCAGAGTAGTACTTTCGCCACCACTGGATTTATAGTCTAAGCCTGCTCTGCACGTCTCGTACCTGACTTGAGCCCCACAATCTGACGGGCTCGTCTCCTCTTAACCCCATTTTGACACCGAATACACGCACAgctgtttatatttatatttatatccaCATATAGCAGCGTTCGCATGACGCAATAGCTTTTAGGTAGCAACAACCTGCAAACTTGCGCGTTTCTCGGGACTTTAGTAACAACAAAGCGGATCTCATTTGAGTTTCTCCTTCCTTACCGCTTTAGATGGTCCGTGTCATCCCTCGATAGAGACGCGTGATTCTCCCAACAACTGCACCGAGAAGGTAGTCTGGAAGGTGTTGTGCAACCACCTGTAGCTCCTTCCCGGATGACGCGACTGGCTCCGCGAGAAAAAGAAGCGAAATGCGTCGCACAAATCGAACGTGTTAGCTTGGCACGATGTAGTAGAGTCGCCGAGGATCTACGCCGGTGAGCTGGTGTAATCAGGCTGAGCAGCCATCTGACCCTGACAGCCCTGTCACCGCCAGAACACTCGACGGTTAATGCTCTTAGAGGGAGAAGAGCTTCACTCTCCCCGCCTCCTCTGCATCCCCTTTACCCCCCTTTtcttccctcccctcccctccttcaCACCATGCAGGTACTTGGTGCGCACAATTATAGCGTGGTTCCCTCCT
This DNA window, taken from Syngnathus acus chromosome 16, fSynAcu1.2, whole genome shotgun sequence, encodes the following:
- the LOC119135715 gene encoding protein tyrosine phosphatase type IVA 3-like, producing MNRPAPVELCHNHMRFLITHNPTDNTLSSFTEDLKRFGVTTVVRVCDITYDKTPLEKDGITVLDWPFDDGAPPPSVLVDDWLSLLKKKFHEEPGSCVAVHCVAGLGRAPVLVALALIESGMKYEDAIQLIRQKRRGAINSKQLTYLEKYRSRQRLRFSESNTHKNKKCCIM